Within the Thermostichus lividus PCC 6715 genome, the region CCTGATCACCCTCAAGGAGCAGTGCCCGCGGGAGGTACGCTTAAGTATTGATGTTGACCCCTTGAACTTCCTCTAGGGGGGTGGCATCGGCACTCCACCACAGCGCAACCACAGGAACCACCCCCAGCACTACCCCTAGGGTCGTGGGAATCCAAAACCGCTGGTCCAGGGCCGTGAGAGTAATCATAGCCCCAAAGGCAAAGTTCACAAGATAAATAACAAGGGGGGTAATGAGTTGTGTACGGTTCACCACCATGGGTTTAGGCCACCACGCCACTAGCCCCAAGCCCATAAACACGGCAGCAGTGCCCGTCCAACCTAAAATATTGCGGTAGGGCATCCCAAAAAATTCGCCGACATCCTGAAACTGCCAGAAGGGCACCGCAGTTTGACTCATGGCGGGATCCAAAACGAAATCCCACGCGGTCAAAAAAATGGCGGCCAGCCCCACTGTGATCACCCCTGCCCCAAGACCGATCCGCTTTCCCTCCCGCAGCGGGCGGCTGATAAAACCGCTGTAGGCCAACAGGAAGGTCACCAGCCCCATATAAAACCATGACAGTGGAATGGTGAAGGGCACCAACCCCGCAACCTTGTAGCCTAAGCCACTGAGGTAGCCATAGTGACCAAAGGGAAAGCCCGTGCTTGTCCCTAGCAATTCACTGGTTAAGGAGATGCCAAGGGCGGGTAGTAAAAACCCCAAGAGTTTGCCAAGGCCAAAGTTGCGGTAGGCGTGCAGGGCGATCGCCACCGCCCCCAGCACAATATACACCACACCACCGCTCCCCATACTGAGTTGAAAGAGCTGCTGCCCCCACGGCGGCAACGCGAGAATAAATTCTGGATGGGGCACCACTAGCAGTAAGCCCGCCAAGCCAAAGGCCATGGCCATAATATGACTGATGAGGCAAACTTGCTCAGCACGGTAGAGGCGGTTGATGGGTTTCATAGGGGCAGTCTCAACAACAAGGGGTAGCGACCCTGTTTACAAATGTTTATAATGTATCACCTCAAGGCAAGAAGATTCTCCCTACTCTGGGGAGACGTGGTAAGTTACTGCTAAAAATGCTGCCACACTGGCGGCTAGTTGTTGAAAATTTGGCTCAATTTGCTGTCCTAAGTAGTCTTCAACGGTTCGGGCAATTATCCCCGCCAGAAATGAGGGCACCCCATGAATGTGTTTCGGGTCAATGCGGAGGTGCCCGCGGCTGGTAATGATCGTGCCATCGGCAGTGGCAATAAATTGGTTTTCCCCTTGGCAGTCAATCGCCTCAGTAAAAGCGTGGGGGGCAATGCGCCACTGCGTGCGATAGCCTTGATCATCCCAGTGGGAGTAGTCCGTCCACGACAGCATCGCCTCACTGAGGAGGGCACGCGCCGCCGCAGGAATTTCACCACCGCCATGCCAGACTAAGACCATATCCAAGGTATTGGGCTGTTCTGAGCGTTCTTTGAGATCAATCTGGCGGACATTGGGCATCCACGCCACCAGTTCCGGCAGGCGATCGCGATAGGTGCGATACACTTGCTCGCGAGGGTAGGGGAGTTGCACTTGGCTAGAGATTTCCATGGGGCTAACTCCACTGCGGACATTGCCGTGCAATCATAACAACGTAGTCCCCTAACTGTAACGGATAGTCTGCCGGAGGGTTGACATAGGTTTGGCGACGGCCATCTGTACGGCGCTCCACCGCAATGAGTAGAGCATCGTACTCTTTTTTCAAGTAGCTTTGTACCTGCCAAAAGGACTGCGAGGCCAATGGAGCCGGCAAGGGCAAGCGATAAAACTGATTTCCCACCTGTACTGTAATTAGCTCGGCAAACACATCCATCGCGCCCTGGTTGCGCACCGCATTCCCAATCAGGTGTCCGGCCATTTCATCAGCCACCACCACGTCCTCTACCCCCGCGGCCTGCAACTGCACATTGTTATTGCGATCTAACAGTTGGGCACAGGTGTAAATGCTAGGGTTTAGTTTTTCAATCGTGAGGGCGGCCAACACCGTGCGGGCATCACGGTCTTGGTCACTACGGGGTTGACTGGTGTCTGCCAAAAGAATCGCCCGCGACGCATGGTAAATTTGCACTTTTTCCAGAACATCGATGCGGGTATAGTCTCCCTGATAAAAGTACAGGCGGTTTTGATCCACGGAGCGCAGTTCATTGAGGGGTAGTTGCTCTAGCTCCACCACAATGACAATGGGAGCGTGGCGAGTTTGCTGATCGCTCTGTAATTCTTGCAGCACAAGGGGGGCACTGCGATTCCAACCACAGAGAATAATGTGGTTGCGCAGTTCATCAAGGTCAAAGTTTTTAATGTTCATAACGGACTGCAGGCGTTTCACCATCAAGGCAGAGATCAAACCGGTAAAAACGGCAAAGAGGGTTACTCCTGCCAGCACGACCACAAGGGTGATGACGCGCCCAGCCTGGGTTTGCGGATAGGCACCAATCGGCTCTGCCGAGATGAGTGAGAAGAAGCTGTACCACAGGGCATCCCC harbors:
- the cruF gene encoding gamma-carotene 1'-hydroxylase CruF, with amino-acid sequence MKPINRLYRAEQVCLISHIMAMAFGLAGLLLVVPHPEFILALPPWGQQLFQLSMGSGGVVYIVLGAVAIALHAYRNFGLGKLLGFLLPALGISLTSELLGTSTGFPFGHYGYLSGLGYKVAGLVPFTIPLSWFYMGLVTFLLAYSGFISRPLREGKRIGLGAGVITVGLAAIFLTAWDFVLDPAMSQTAVPFWQFQDVGEFFGMPYRNILGWTGTAAVFMGLGLVAWWPKPMVVNRTQLITPLVIYLVNFAFGAMITLTALDQRFWIPTTLGVVLGVVPVVALWWSADATPLEEVQGVNINT
- a CDS encoding potassium channel family protein, encoding MPPQLTLFRLLPLLRLPRAAILINRNLHYLSPQVSGVYSVQISALLMIVLIMLFGGLAFYIIEGTSNPDIQNLGDALWYSFFSLISAEPIGAYPQTQAGRVITLVVVLAGVTLFAVFTGLISALMVKRLQSVMNIKNFDLDELRNHIILCGWNRSAPLVLQELQSDQQTRHAPIVIVVELEQLPLNELRSVDQNRLYFYQGDYTRIDVLEKVQIYHASRAILLADTSQPRSDQDRDARTVLAALTIEKLNPSIYTCAQLLDRNNNVQLQAAGVEDVVVADEMAGHLIGNAVRNQGAMDVFAELITVQVGNQFYRLPLPAPLASQSFWQVQSYLKKEYDALLIAVERRTDGRRQTYVNPPADYPLQLGDYVVMIARQCPQWS
- a CDS encoding SRPBCC family protein, which codes for MEISSQVQLPYPREQVYRTYRDRLPELVAWMPNVRQIDLKERSEQPNTLDMVLVWHGGGEIPAAARALLSEAMLSWTDYSHWDDQGYRTQWRIAPHAFTEAIDCQGENQFIATADGTIITSRGHLRIDPKHIHGVPSFLAGIIARTVEDYLGQQIEPNFQQLAASVAAFLAVTYHVSPE